TATGTGatgtgaaatttatcaaacaagttaAGTAATTTGGATATGCCATGAACCTTTAGGCTCTCTGTGTATGTAATAccgtataatacatgtaattttacaggtacactgtagtgttacagATCTTTAAGGAGCATGCTAAAACTAAAGAGGCCAAACTACAGGTGGCTCTGGCAGAAATCCCTATGCTGAGGTAATTATAAGGCTAAACACATTTAATATGAAGTACTGAAATTGAAAGTCATCCAGGAACTGATTAAATGGTTTTGATTATTTCTGATATTACATACTGTCGTAACAATATAGAAGATCAGAATCAAAATGCCTCAGTGAGATAGCAAAATTGCACAAAGTGAACTATTACTgtaatcaatttacaaaataaatcaaagagAGAAACCTACACAGTTCTTATAGATTCAGCCTGTTTCAAATTTGATGTACAATGTTagtgaaattaaaattaaaatgaggGAGGGGTGCTCATAGGGATGGGACACTTATCAAAACAAAAGTGATACATAGCAGGATTATTCTATTTGTCAGTTCCAAACATCTCATTTGATTGTCTTATCTAGACACTGTATACCTGACATCCACGAGGGGAAACATGACCGGACGTTTGGAGGAAGTAACTACCTGGGGGGAGACACCCATTACCAGCACCGCTGGCATGTACTTGGGGTAAGTCAGACAGAGTTTTCTGCTCTTGAGGGCAGGTATATACTGTTTGGTCATCAGTTTGTGTGTGAAAATTTTGTAATGTTACAAAGTGTGTCATAACTACTATTAATGATGGCCTAATAGGCCTTATGTTAATCACAGATGTTATTAGCATCATTGTGGCTAAACATATAAGTTAAGTCTAAGATAGTTTAGTAATCTTAAAGCCAATTCTTACCTTTaggaggagataactctgtattataataatacataaaattttaaatggTGTAAAGAGAAAGGATCATTATCAAAGTTAATTGCTGCTgacaatttgctttgttttacTTCTAGATCCGAGAACAAAGACTAAGAGCTCTGTTGTCCAAAGTGAAGAAGCAAAGAGATTTCCTGAGGAAAGGCCGTCAAAAACGCCAGCAGCCGACTGTAGCAGTCGTAGGCTACACTAATTGTGGTGGGTGGTCACAATACATCAAGGCCAGTAGGGAGAGGACCATATGGGTTTTAATAAtcttatatagatttttgtCTTGGGAGTTTTCATTCATTTCCCACAAGATGCTTTGTATATTGTTGATTTAGAAATAATTTGAGGATTTATGATTCgatattctttaatatttctgtatttgcatattacagagttatctgcccttgcagaaAGGTTTCAATTGTTAtttcatgtgtttgcgagcataacgtcattctttttacagaaaatgatgtgagtttcgctcacaaagCAATGGcatcaaaatgtatacaaggtacctaccctcaagggaggcaactctgtaGTATGCAAAGAAAGAATAAAGAGATAGCTGGGATAATAACAAATTGATTCTTTTCCTTTTGTAAGAGAGGATTACTGCTATACTAAATTCATATGGATAAAATATTGCAGTTTATCCGGTAGTTATGcttttctgatattttctaTATCTATTAACCAAGTCTTCAAAAACTACAATATTTGGCTGTTTAGGGGAGTGCAGGGAGATGTAAGGTGCACAGATATATTTCTTGGTTACAGGTAAGACGACCCTAATTAAGGCCCTGACTGGTGACCGTAAGATGGTGCCCCAGGACCAGTTGTTCGCTACGTTAGACGTGACGGCCCACGGTGGAGCTCTCCCAAACAACTTGTCAATCCTGTACATGGATACTGTAGGCTTCATCGCGGATATCCCCACCACTCTCATCGACGCCTTCAGTGCCACACTAGAGGATGCCTTAATCGCGGTGTGTTGGTGACTCCATAGGTTTTCCtcatttttgtcaatagtcCATGCATTGCACAGTTTTTTGTGTTGCCCTGGTGATTGTAATAACATAGTTTAAATGAATAGTGTCTACATAATATGGTCAAATTAATTCAACACATTACAAATGATTAATTAGAACCAAGCACTATTTCATTGAACCTGTTTATAATGACTATCAAAAGAACTGaggaaaatggtctttatagccagttggtctttatacaggttaaattgtgttacaaattgGTCATTCATTGGGACCttagaaagtggtcttattaagcatgTGGTCTTTTTGTGGTCAATAGGGCAGGTTTCattgtatactgtatttatttaaaaaaaattaaagttattGTATGGTTACCATATATATAAAAGTGTTTCTCAGGGCTGGGGAAATGTACTCGTCCGCTCGCCTAGACTAGTGGTCTTCAGACAAGTAATTATTGTCAGCACACGTGTCCATTGGaagagttaaaaaaaatctgatgcTGATCACtcaatacatgtaaaaataaactgAATACAGATAAAACGGCACAATATGTACACAGTCACATATGCTTAATTATCTGGAAAATATTGAGAGCATATGTGAAAATGCTATTGGGATGAGTAGATTTTAGAAAAGCACTTGTCTGATGGACGTGTACATTTCAAAGATTTTCCATGGTCCtgttgtataatttatatagagCATTCTTATGTTTATTTgcttttatttgtttatgatAGGATGTGATCATCCATCTCCAGGATGTTAGTCATCCTGACTTTGTTGCCCAGAAAGACAACGTCCAGACCACCCTTAGGAAACTGTTGACCAACAGTCAGTACAGAAAAATCATCAATGTCGGGAACAAAGTGGATCTAGTCAAAGGGTATGAAATTATGATAACTGAAATATCAACTTGACTCATCCACtattcataatgaactggtcCCACCTTAGAAAAAGAAGAGTCCAAATTTGTGATTGGGTGAAAATGATAACATTctgaatttatcaaaatcaaacaaaaatgacaaaaccAATGTATAGCctgttttcataaaattaaatcTAAGCTGCTTGCAAAATGTTTAAAAGcatctgaaaaaaatacaaatgctGTATTATTGTTCCATGTAGTATCTTTTCTGAATATTGTTGAAAAAAGGTAAAACTAGAAAAATGACTTTACATGGGCAAGGTTGCCTTCCTTTTTATGCTATTAGCAATAATGAATTATTATCTGAATAAATGTAAAAGCATATCGATATATAATGGAGGTTCATTGTACTGTTCCACCTTTTATATCTAAACATTATAACACTATTATTTCCATAGAGATATGCCTGATGAtgattgtatcaaaatatcctCAGTGAAGGGCCATGGTCTTTATCAACTACAAATGGTCATACAAAAGCAACTTCTCGAAAGTAAAGCACTTCTGGAGAAGAAAATCAGTGTCCCTGCCAATGGGGGACATTTAAGGTACATAATTGAAGATTGCATTATCACAGATTTAACTTATAGTAATTACAGGAGATATTAGTATGTTACTTGTAGGAGAAGAGTTGATAGAAGCTTTTAGCTTTTGTATGTATTGGTATGTGTATACATCattgttaatttgaataaaaatattgttaaaaaaaaatgaacttatagtaaaatatatgtaataaaaatatgcTTACAGTCTTGTTATAACATAGTTATTTTCATTCACTATCAAGGTTCCTTCAATATGCTTTCAATATTTTgggattatcgcgggtccactgtatatatatatgtgtgtgtataacaaactaagCTTATTAAAAAGAGATTTTGTTGATCATAGgagtttgttataaccatgtttgtACTGAGCTCAACTCGATTTGCACTCTTCTAAGAAGAGAAGTCTTTTCAGAAGATCTTTCACCTCATAGAtggaagagcttccagaagcAGAAGAGTTACAAATCGAGTATGCAGAAGTTAaattctagaagtagaagaggGCAAAATGAGTTAGACTCTGTATagattacattatttatttacagttcTAAGTGTATAGGATAGAACAACAAGCTTCGAGCTTTATTAATTGATTACTGTTTTGTAAACTGGTTTTCTCATTGGTCAATGTAATTTTGATATACCCGGTATAGATTTATAGCATATCCTGGTAGTAAGTGTCATACTGAtataccagagttacttccctttgtttcattcATCGGGTAGTGAGGGATTAAAacgaagggaagcaactctggTAGATCTGGACGAGAAAGTGTCATCAGCAGTATGTTTCAGTAGCTATATGATGTTGAGATACTGATATAAATTCTGTGGTTTcacaaaacacaaataccaATATAGTATAATACTGTTTCTCCTACATCATTAACTCCAGCTATCTACCATGAACAGTGGAAAATCAAGCTGTGAAAAGATGAAACATATTTGTTTCCTGACTCTGAGATTTTGTATGTTTCAGTTGGTTGTACAGCCATGCGACAGTCCAGGGAGTCGATGGAGCTGTCAAACCCAATCATTTACAAGTGGACATTGTGATCTCAGAGGGAATGTACGCCAAGTTCATGGCAAAGTTTGGAAAACCAGTTACGAAAAAGGTCAAGCTATGAAAGCGGTTTCTGATGTGTTTGTATCAAATTGATACTTCTGTTCCACTAGCAGTATTTATAATTTCTAAGTGAACTATTTCCACACACTtttgtactagtacatatactTTGACAGATCTTTTGATATTGACA
The DNA window shown above is from Argopecten irradians isolate NY chromosome 8, Ai_NY, whole genome shotgun sequence and carries:
- the LOC138329295 gene encoding LOW QUALITY PROTEIN: putative GTP-binding protein 6 (The sequence of the model RefSeq protein was modified relative to this genomic sequence to represent the inferred CDS: deleted 1 base in 1 codon) gives rise to the protein MMLSRSNAIILLQKIRETYSIAALNIHLKKCRTVLCEVSSRKLCYLHQHTANKNKLFWGTSVAPASRFTVYGVNSKIPVCSLEKHYTTCHQHLLHEENLCKQDNIFRTTLGYKCSSGRIWYSGFRQIHGCSHCLKNDQPIYRDSGGDWEYGSDQHKDTEDDMDDLQRDEEYREMVQEYYSIPGMGQRILVLQPDIKGRDKPSLTTPDLQLAEACALVETLPEWKVVQKMVVPVHNRHLPHVFSPGRLAQLTEEITNNKQISMVFLSTNKLSTIQTRSSVLQELWNIPIIDRYTVVLQIFKEHAKTKEAKLQVALAEIPMLRHCIPDIHEGKHDRTFGGSNYLGGDTHYQHRWHVLGIREQRLRALLSKVKKQRDFLRKGRQKRQQPTVAVVGYTNCGKTTLIKALTGDRKMVPQDQLFATLDVTAHGGALPNNLSILYMDTVGFIADIPTTLIDAFSATLEDALIADVIIHLQDVSHPDFVAQKDNVQTTLRKLLTNSQYRKIINVGNKVDLVKGDMPDDDCIKISSVKGHGLYQLQMVIQKQLLESKALLEKKISVPANGGHLSWLYSHATVQGVDGAVKPNHLQVDIVISEGMYAKFMAKFGKPVTKKVKL